gttttctagCTATTCTTCGTAACTTGAAGTGTTGTAGAAACCTCAGTTCTCCATTCCAGTTTCTTAAGACTTCCATTTGCTGATGGTCCAAGAGGTCTGGCATCTCTATACCACAAGTTTCAAATTCTTCTAACTCTtgttttttagttatatttataatgtcTTCGCGACTGGCATGTTGGCGGTTTTTCCTTTGCCCAACTGAGTTTTTAATAGCGATCTGTTCTAACTCTTCGTCAAAGCGCGCCAAATACTCTTCTATCAATTCCAATGTCTGCTCTTTATTCAAAACTACACATCCTTCCGGTATCCTCTCTTTGAACCACAAAATC
The DNA window shown above is from Anticarsia gemmatalis isolate Benzon Research Colony breed Stoneville strain chromosome 20, ilAntGemm2 primary, whole genome shotgun sequence and carries:
- the LOC142981565 gene encoding translation machinery-associated protein 16 homolog, which encodes MPKVKHSIDKLKHPNSRKTLKVISKMKRNEKKDQNKVGTHIKQNLIGEKILWFKERIPEGCVVLNKEQTLELIEEYLARFDEELEQIAIKNSVGQRKNRQHASREDIINITKKQELEEFETCGIEMPDLLDHQQMEVLRNWNGELRFLQHFKLRRIARKHLI